The Mycolicibacterium duvalii DNA window GGGCGTGGTCACCGGCGATCTCGTCGCCGACCAGGTCGGCCCGGCCGCCGCGGTAGATCCAGCGCACCTCGACGCCGTCCGGGGCGGTCAGCTCGATCTCGTCGTCGGGTCCGCCGACCTCGACGAAGACGCGTCCGATCGCGTTGGGCGGCAACGCTTCCAGCGACGCGCTGATCGCCGGCAGCGCGGCCTCGTCGCCGGCGAACAGATACCAGTCGGCTGCCGGGTCGGGGGCGAACGCCCCGCTGGGCCCCATCACGAACAACCGCCGGCCCGGGGCGGCGTGGGCCGCCCACGGCCCGGCGACCCCGTGTTCGCCGTGCACGACGAAGTCGATGGTCAGCTCGCGGCGCTCGGCGTCGGCGCGACGGACGGTGTAGGTGCGCACCACCGGCCGTTTGCCCTGCGGCAGCGCGTCGAAGCTGTCCAGCGTCAGCGGCTGATCGAGGCCGCTGACGTCGAGGTCGTCGTCGACGAACACCAATTTCACGTAGGCGTCGGTGTAGTCGTTGGGCGCGAAGGTGTCAAAGCCGTTGCCACCGAGGACGACTCGCACCATGTGCGGCGCGATCTGCTCGGTGCGCACCACTTCGAAGGTGTGGACCGGACGTCCTGCCACGTGCTCAACCTCCACTGCCGACGACGTTTCACTGCGACTATACGAGCGCCGTGCACGCTGCAGGGTCCGCCCTCCGAGCTCACCGTTCGGCCACCAACTTCCAGTTGCCGTCCTCCTGAGACACCAGACCCCGCAGATCGAGCATGGCCAGTGGGCCGAGCACCTCGGAGACCGGCAGACCGGCCCGCACGGCGATCTCACCCACCGTGCGCGCGCCGCGCCGCGGCAACGCCTCGTAGACGGTGAGTTCGGTGTCATCGAGGTCGTCGAGGCTAGTGGTCGGCCGGTCCGGTTCGGGCGCCAGCTCGCCGATGCGGCCGACGGCTTCGACCACCTCGGCGGCACGCGTGACCAGCCAAGCCGTGTGGTTGGCGATCATGATGTGACAGCCCGCCGAGCTGGCCGACGTCACCGGCCCCGGCACCGCGCACACCTGACGGCCCAGCGCGCGCGCCCACGCGGCGGTGTTCGCCGCCCCGCTGCGCACTCCCGCCTCCAGCACCACGGTGGCACCCGACAGCGCGGCGACCAACCGATTGCGCGCCAGAAACTGGCGGCGGCTGGGCCGCATCCCCGGCGGGTACTCGGTCAGCACCAGCCCGCTGCGGCCGATCCGGTGCAGCAACGCCGAATGCCCGGACGGATAGGGCACGTCGATGCCGGCGGCCAGCACCGCCACCGTCTCACCGTCACAGGCCAGCGCCGTGCGGTGCGCCGCCCCGTCGATGCCGTAGGCGCCGCCGGAGATCACCGCCACGTCGCGTTCGACCAGCCCCGCGGCGAACTCCGAGGTCACGTGCTCGCCGTAGGCGCTGGCAGCCCGCGTGCCGACCAGCGCAGCCGCACGCGCGGTCACATCGGCCAGATGAGACGGGCCCACCGCCCACAAGACCAGTGGCGGATGCCCGTACGGCCGTTCGGCCAGCGCCGGACGGGCGAACGACGCGAGCGCCAGGTGCGGCCATTCGTCGTCCCCGGGGGTCAGCAGACGTCCGCCGAGCCGGTCGAGCACATCCAGATCAGCGTC harbors:
- the dprA gene encoding DNA-processing protein DprA, with amino-acid sequence MDTAERRAWAYLSRVCEPPNPRLAALVHAEGPVAAAQRIRARDVDGELARATEARHEIDSADADLDVLDRLGGRLLTPGDDEWPHLALASFARPALAERPYGHPPLVLWAVGPSHLADVTARAAALVGTRAASAYGEHVTSEFAAGLVERDVAVISGGAYGIDGAAHRTALACDGETVAVLAAGIDVPYPSGHSALLHRIGRSGLVLTEYPPGMRPSRRQFLARNRLVAALSGATVVLEAGVRSGAANTAAWARALGRQVCAVPGPVTSASSAGCHIMIANHTAWLVTRAAEVVEAVGRIGELAPEPDRPTTSLDDLDDTELTVYEALPRRGARTVGEIAVRAGLPVSEVLGPLAMLDLRGLVSQEDGNWKLVAER
- a CDS encoding siderophore-interacting protein, whose translation is MAGRPVHTFEVVRTEQIAPHMVRVVLGGNGFDTFAPNDYTDAYVKLVFVDDDLDVSGLDQPLTLDSFDALPQGKRPVVRTYTVRRADAERRELTIDFVVHGEHGVAGPWAAHAAPGRRLFVMGPSGAFAPDPAADWYLFAGDEAALPAISASLEALPPNAIGRVFVEVGGPDDEIELTAPDGVEVRWIYRGGRADLVGDEIAGDHAPLIAAVTETPWLPGQAQVFIHGEAQAVMHNLRAYIRKERGIEAKWASSISGYWRRGRTEETFRQWKRELAEAEAK